The following are from one region of the Silene latifolia isolate original U9 population chromosome 9, ASM4854445v1, whole genome shotgun sequence genome:
- the LOC141601585 gene encoding uncharacterized protein LOC141601585: MSYEPRKTTSWTWRMIYKVKNMLTPGYVNNLWSDGNGVYTIKAGYQWLQGSIIKVAWHPLVWNSFNMPKHSFITWLCVKQRLLTKDRLQAFGISNDGLCEMCKDCAETHLHLFYQCPFSSSCWKLLKNLLGVQLPGQDIVNWCVKWRCKSLLKKHIVFAAVAAVLYSIWQCRNLCRLAFMHLYHVRYQSLIK, encoded by the coding sequence atgtcatatgaaccTAGGAAAACTACAAGTTGGACTTGGAGGATGATTTACAAAGTCAAAAATATGCTGACACCTGGGTATGTAAACAATCTGTGGTCTGATGGTAATGGTGTTTATACAATTAAGGCTGGTTACCAATGGCTACAAGGATCAATAATTAAGGTAGCCTGGCACCCACTGGTTTGGAATAGCTTTAATATGCCTAAACACTCCTTTATCACCTGGTTGTGTGTTAAGCAAAGGCTCCTAACCAAAGACAGATTGCAGGCTTTTGGGATCTCTAATGATGGTTTATGTGAGATGTGTAAGGATTGTGCTGAGACTCATCTTCATTTATTCTATCAGTGCCCATTCAGTTCCTCTTGTTGGAAGTTGTTGAAGAACTTGCTAGGTGTTCAGCTTCCTGGGCAGGACATTGTCAATTGGTGTGTGAAATGGAGGTGTAAATCTCTGTTGAAGAAGCATATTGTGTTCGCTGCTGTGGCTGCGGTTCTGTACTCCATTTGGCAGTGCAGAAATCTGTGTAGACTTGCATTTATGCACTTATACCATGTGCGCTACCAAAGTCTCATCAAGTAA